A genomic segment from Agrobacterium vitis encodes:
- a CDS encoding FxsA family protein, producing MRLTALFLLLLPLMEIAGFVLVGQWLGVLPTLALVIGSSLFGLLVLRSQGISLAQRLRRPRSGDPERAAKGVLSGTAQMFGGLLLILPGFITDILGLLLLVPMVRSALWKIISPRLVFVQRAGRGPGWQQGPGGPSSSGPGPAKAEDIIDLDEKDYQRHNPNGSSRWTRLPGDDGKR from the coding sequence ATGCGACTGACCGCCCTTTTCCTGTTGCTACTGCCTTTGATGGAGATCGCCGGCTTTGTCCTGGTCGGACAATGGCTGGGTGTTCTGCCCACGCTGGCGCTGGTGATCGGCTCCAGTCTGTTCGGCCTGCTGGTGCTCAGGAGCCAGGGGATCAGTCTCGCCCAACGCCTGCGCCGTCCGCGTTCTGGCGACCCGGAACGAGCGGCCAAGGGCGTCCTGAGTGGCACGGCACAGATGTTCGGCGGATTGCTGCTGATATTGCCGGGCTTCATCACCGATATTCTCGGCCTACTGCTCCTGGTGCCAATGGTCCGCTCTGCGCTTTGGAAGATCATCAGCCCAAGACTTGTCTTTGTACAGCGCGCCGGGCGGGGGCCTGGTTGGCAACAAGGGCCAGGCGGGCCGTCGTCATCAGGACCAGGCCCGGCAAAAGCGGAGGACATCATCGATCTCGATGAAAAGGACTATCAAAGGCACAATCCCAACGGCTCCTCACGCTGGACCCGGTTGCCAGGGGATGACGGCAAGAGATGA
- a CDS encoding Tim44/TimA family putative adaptor protein: MGSNDFVTLFFLVAAVLIFWQLRSVLGRRTGNEKPPKDPFAGRPDATSPAAEDARVVTLPRRDEADGEERQTAIDAYAPVGTPLNQQLRQVVELDPSFVPKEFLNGARMAYEMIVTAFAAGDRKSLKDLLSREVYDGFDAAITEREQRGEVMKSTFVGIDKAEITGAEVRGQEVQITVRLVSQLISATYDSQGAVIEGDAESVGDVNDIWTFARDTRSRDPNWKLIATESDQ; the protein is encoded by the coding sequence ATGGGTTCTAATGATTTTGTGACTCTCTTCTTTCTGGTGGCTGCGGTCTTGATTTTCTGGCAGCTGCGCAGCGTATTGGGACGTCGCACTGGCAATGAAAAGCCACCGAAAGACCCTTTCGCTGGACGTCCGGATGCTACATCTCCAGCAGCGGAAGATGCGCGGGTCGTGACTTTACCCCGACGCGACGAGGCCGATGGCGAGGAACGCCAGACGGCAATCGACGCCTATGCCCCGGTTGGCACCCCGCTGAACCAGCAATTGCGCCAGGTCGTGGAGCTTGATCCGAGCTTTGTGCCGAAGGAATTCCTCAACGGTGCGCGCATGGCTTATGAAATGATCGTCACGGCCTTTGCCGCTGGCGACAGGAAGAGCTTGAAGGATCTGCTGTCGCGTGAGGTCTATGACGGTTTCGATGCGGCGATTACGGAGCGCGAGCAGCGCGGCGAAGTGATGAAGTCAACCTTTGTTGGTATCGACAAGGCGGAAATCACCGGTGCGGAAGTCCGAGGCCAGGAAGTGCAGATCACTGTCCGCCTCGTCAGCCAGTTGATTTCCGCGACCTATGACAGTCAAGGCGCAGTGATCGAGGGCGATGCGGAATCGGTTGGCGATGTCAACGATATCTGGACCTTTGCTCGCGACACGCGCTCACGCGATCCGAACTGGAAGCTGATCGCTACCGAATCCGACCAATGA
- the gyrB gene encoding DNA topoisomerase (ATP-hydrolyzing) subunit B produces MTETTDEANAASTAYGADSIKVLKGLDAVRKRPGMYIGDTDDGSGLHHMVYEVVDNAIDEALAGHADIVTVTLNADGSVSVTDNGRGIPTDIHTGEGISAAEVIMTQLHAGGKFDQNSYKVSGGLHGVGVSVVNALSVKLSMKIRRHGKVHEMSFTHGVADAPLAVTGDYEGRSGTEITFLPSTETFTQVEFDYGTLEHRLRELAFLNSGVRILLTDKRKSDIRQEEMLYDGGLEAFVRYLDRSKKPLVSNPVAIRGEKDGITVEVAMWWNDSYHENVLCFTNNIPQRDGGTHMAGFRGALTRQITSYADSSGITKKEKVTLQGEDCREGLSAVLSVKVPDPKFSSQTKDKLVSSEVRPVVESLVNEALSTWFEEHPTEAKILVGKVVEAAVAREAARKARELTRRKGALDIASLPGKLADCSERDPAKSELFLVEGDSAGGSAKQGRSRERQAILPLRGKILNVERARFDKMLSSQEIGTLITALGTSIGKDEFNADKLRYHKIIIMTDADVDGAHIRTLLLTFFFRQMPELIERGHLYIAQPPLYKVTRGKSIQYLKDEKALEEYLIGMGLDDASLKLGSGEVRAGQDLREVVQDALRLRSLIDGLHSRYNRNVVEQAAVVGALNHELTANRERAEQTAAEVAKRLDLIAEETERGWEGFVTEEGGLRFERMVRGVKEVAALDVALIGSSDARHIDQLATRLNDIYGQPPVLTRKDGQQTISGPRNLLDAVFSFGRKGLSMQRYKGLGEMNAEQLWETTLDPNVRSLLQVRVNDATDADSLFSRLMGDEVEPRRDFIQENALNVANLDI; encoded by the coding sequence ATGACTGAAACAACCGATGAAGCAAATGCCGCCAGCACTGCCTATGGTGCTGACTCCATCAAGGTGCTGAAAGGCCTCGATGCTGTCCGCAAACGTCCCGGCATGTATATCGGTGATACGGACGATGGGTCCGGCCTGCATCATATGGTCTATGAAGTTGTCGACAACGCTATTGACGAGGCGCTCGCCGGTCATGCCGATATCGTCACGGTGACGTTGAACGCAGATGGCTCAGTGTCCGTGACCGACAATGGACGCGGTATTCCCACCGACATCCATACCGGCGAAGGCATTTCGGCTGCCGAAGTCATCATGACCCAGCTTCATGCCGGTGGTAAGTTCGACCAGAATTCCTACAAGGTCTCCGGCGGTCTGCACGGCGTTGGCGTCTCTGTGGTCAATGCGCTGTCCGTCAAGCTCTCCATGAAGATCCGCCGTCATGGCAAGGTTCATGAAATGAGCTTCACCCATGGCGTTGCTGATGCGCCGCTGGCCGTGACTGGCGATTATGAAGGCCGCTCCGGCACGGAGATCACCTTTCTGCCCAGCACGGAAACCTTTACCCAGGTCGAGTTCGATTATGGAACGCTGGAGCATCGCCTGCGCGAGCTCGCCTTCCTCAATTCCGGCGTGCGCATTCTGCTGACTGACAAACGCAAGTCCGATATCCGCCAGGAAGAAATGCTGTATGACGGCGGCCTCGAAGCCTTCGTGCGCTATCTCGACCGCTCGAAAAAGCCGCTGGTCAGCAATCCCGTCGCCATTCGCGGCGAGAAAGACGGCATTACCGTCGAAGTGGCGATGTGGTGGAATGACAGCTATCATGAAAATGTGCTGTGCTTCACCAACAACATCCCTCAGCGCGATGGCGGCACGCATATGGCCGGGTTCCGCGGTGCGCTGACCCGCCAGATCACTTCTTATGCCGACAGTTCCGGCATCACCAAGAAGGAAAAGGTTACACTTCAGGGCGAAGACTGCCGTGAAGGCTTGTCGGCTGTTTTGTCCGTCAAAGTCCCCGATCCGAAATTCTCGTCGCAGACCAAGGACAAGCTGGTTTCGTCGGAAGTGCGGCCCGTGGTCGAAAGCCTGGTCAACGAAGCGCTAAGCACCTGGTTCGAGGAACATCCGACCGAAGCGAAGATCCTGGTGGGCAAGGTGGTGGAAGCTGCCGTCGCCCGCGAAGCCGCCCGCAAGGCGCGCGAACTGACTCGCCGAAAGGGCGCATTGGATATTGCCTCGCTGCCCGGCAAGCTTGCCGACTGCTCCGAGCGTGATCCGGCCAAATCCGAACTTTTCCTCGTCGAGGGTGACTCGGCTGGTGGTTCCGCCAAGCAAGGCCGTTCGCGTGAGCGTCAGGCGATCCTGCCTCTGCGCGGTAAGATCCTCAATGTGGAACGCGCCCGCTTTGACAAGATGTTGTCCAGCCAGGAAATCGGCACGCTGATTACCGCGCTTGGCACGTCGATCGGCAAGGACGAGTTCAATGCCGACAAGCTGCGCTATCACAAGATCATCATCATGACCGATGCTGACGTCGACGGCGCGCATATTCGCACCTTGCTTCTGACCTTCTTCTTCCGGCAGATGCCGGAACTGATCGAGCGCGGCCATCTCTATATCGCCCAGCCGCCGCTCTATAAGGTCACACGCGGTAAATCCATTCAGTATCTGAAGGATGAAAAGGCGCTGGAAGAATATCTGATCGGCATGGGCCTCGACGATGCTTCGCTGAAGCTCGGCAGCGGCGAAGTACGCGCCGGCCAGGATCTGCGCGAAGTGGTGCAGGACGCGCTGCGGCTGCGCAGCCTGATCGATGGCTTGCATTCGCGCTACAATCGCAATGTCGTGGAACAGGCTGCCGTTGTCGGCGCATTGAATCACGAACTGACCGCCAACCGTGAACGGGCCGAGCAGACGGCGGCGGAAGTCGCCAAGCGTCTCGACCTGATTGCCGAGGAAACCGAACGGGGCTGGGAAGGCTTCGTGACCGAAGAGGGCGGCCTGCGCTTCGAGCGCATGGTGCGTGGTGTCAAGGAAGTGGCGGCGCTGGATGTGGCGCTGATCGGTTCGTCAGACGCCCGCCATATCGACCAGCTCGCCACCCGCTTGAACGATATCTATGGCCAACCGCCGGTCCTGACCCGCAAGGATGGTCAGCAGACCATTTCCGGTCCGCGCAACCTGCTGGATGCCGTGTTCTCCTTCGGTCGCAAGGGTCTGTCCATGCAGCGCTATAAGGGTCTTGGCGAGATGAACGCCGAGCAGCTGTGGGAAACCACGCTCGATCCGAATGTGCGCTCGCTGTTGCAGGTCCGGGTCAATGACGCTACCGATGCCGATAGCCTGTTCTCCCGCCTTATGGGCGATGAGGTGGAACCGCGCCGCGATTTCATCCAGGAAAACGCCCTGAATGTCGCCAATCTGGACATTTGA
- a CDS encoding DUF2852 domain-containing protein translates to MNQSALLRPGWTPATIAMMVLGFVIFWPLGLAMLAYILWGDRFRTSKRNANEAMDAMFSKCCGSRRSRNRNRFSASSGNLAFDEWRVAELERIEQERRKLEEMREEFEAYVLELQRAKDQDEFNRFMNQRNASRRDERGSDVQTFTQD, encoded by the coding sequence ATGAACCAATCAGCATTGCTGCGTCCGGGCTGGACGCCTGCGACGATTGCCATGATGGTGCTCGGCTTCGTGATCTTCTGGCCGCTTGGCCTTGCCATGCTTGCCTATATTTTATGGGGCGATCGCTTCCGCACATCGAAACGGAACGCAAATGAGGCTATGGACGCCATGTTTTCAAAATGCTGCGGCAGCCGCCGCTCACGCAATCGCAACCGCTTTAGCGCCTCCAGTGGTAATCTCGCCTTCGATGAATGGCGTGTCGCAGAACTGGAGCGTATCGAGCAGGAACGTCGCAAGCTTGAAGAAATGCGTGAGGAATTCGAGGCCTATGTCCTAGAATTGCAGCGCGCCAAGGATCAGGATGAATTCAACCGCTTCATGAACCAGCGCAATGCCAGCCGCCGGGATGAGCGCGGCAGCGATGTCCAGACCTTCACTCAGGACTGA
- a CDS encoding nitroreductase family protein, whose amino-acid sequence MTSSNHRNATHDIHPIFLDRWSPRAFTGETMSKTELLTILEAAQWAPSAFNYQPWRFVYALKGDDHFDALLGALVEFNQGWAKNASALVFVISDTLSRSPDGSAPKPSRSHSFDAGAAWGYLALQAIHSGFHAHGMTGVDFDKAANVLGVPADFHIEAAVAIGKLGDKSILPEGLQAKEVPNDRKPLETVVFEGKFKA is encoded by the coding sequence ATGACAAGCAGCAATCATCGTAATGCCACCCATGACATTCACCCGATCTTCCTCGATCGCTGGTCGCCCCGCGCCTTCACAGGCGAGACCATGAGCAAAACCGAATTGCTGACCATTCTTGAAGCAGCGCAATGGGCACCCTCGGCTTTTAACTATCAGCCCTGGCGCTTCGTCTATGCTTTGAAGGGTGACGATCATTTCGATGCCTTGCTGGGTGCCTTGGTCGAATTCAACCAAGGCTGGGCCAAGAATGCCTCCGCTCTGGTTTTCGTCATTTCCGATACGCTGAGCCGCTCGCCCGACGGCTCCGCGCCGAAGCCTTCGCGCAGCCACAGCTTCGATGCCGGTGCTGCCTGGGGTTATCTGGCACTTCAGGCCATCCATTCCGGCTTCCATGCCCACGGCATGACCGGCGTGGATTTCGACAAGGCCGCCAACGTGCTTGGTGTTCCCGCCGATTTCCATATCGAGGCCGCCGTTGCGATTGGCAAGCTGGGGGATAAATCGATCCTGCCGGAAGGCTTGCAGGCGAAGGAAGTCCCCAATGACCGCAAACCACTGGAAACCGTGGTTTTTGAGGGTAAATTCAAGGCCTGA
- a CDS encoding M48 family metallopeptidase has product MFPLFLRSPTRVAKKPKVPESRELIVAGRAVPLAIRENLRATRITLRIEPGGRGLKMTIPKGVRQGDVNDFIERHRGWLENKLARFSDDTKVRAGGMISLRGVAHRIEHTGQLRGVTQVQMENGEPVIRISGLPEHAGRRLSAFLKKEARHDLERLVAIHTGRLGKPAKSLALKDTRSRWGSCSWDGNLSFSWRIVMAPPSVIDYLAAHEVAHLKEMNHGPQFWALCKRLCPGMDEAKTWLKRHGSELHALDFD; this is encoded by the coding sequence ATGTTTCCCTTGTTTTTGCGAAGCCCGACCAGAGTGGCAAAAAAGCCGAAAGTGCCGGAAAGCCGCGAGCTGATTGTGGCCGGGCGCGCGGTGCCGCTTGCCATTCGCGAAAACCTTCGCGCCACCCGCATCACCCTGCGGATCGAGCCCGGTGGCCGGGGCCTGAAAATGACCATTCCCAAAGGGGTGCGCCAAGGCGACGTCAACGATTTTATCGAGCGGCATCGCGGCTGGCTGGAAAACAAACTGGCACGCTTTTCCGATGATACGAAAGTCAGGGCAGGGGGCATGATCTCGCTGCGCGGCGTTGCGCATCGTATCGAGCATACCGGGCAGCTGCGCGGCGTGACCCAGGTGCAGATGGAGAATGGCGAGCCGGTAATCCGCATCAGCGGCCTCCCGGAACATGCCGGTCGGCGGTTGTCAGCCTTTCTGAAAAAGGAAGCGCGGCACGATCTGGAGCGGTTGGTCGCCATCCATACCGGACGGTTGGGCAAGCCGGCAAAAAGCCTGGCGCTGAAGGATACGCGTAGCCGTTGGGGCTCCTGCTCCTGGGATGGCAATTTAAGCTTTTCCTGGCGCATCGTCATGGCGCCGCCCTCGGTGATCGATTACCTTGCCGCCCATGAGGTGGCGCATTTAAAGGAAATGAACCACGGCCCGCAATTCTGGGCACTGTGCAAACGTCTCTGCCCCGGCATGGACGAGGCCAAGACCTGGTTGAAGCGGCATGGATCGGAACTGCATGCCCTCGATTTTGACTGA
- a CDS encoding phosphoribosylanthranilate isomerase, giving the protein MKPDVKICGLKTEEAVEKAVTLGATHVGFIFFEKSPRHIEPDIAGRIAEKARGRAKIVAVTVDADTDDLDDIVYLLKPDILQLHGHESPQQVLTIKALYGLPVMKVFSIREPADLLQIDAYIGIADRFLLDAKAPEGSDLPGGNGVTFDWRLLRDLDAEVDYMLSGGLNKDNVGQALAETGARGLDVSSGVESAPGVKDLERMDQFFAAVRLATATAPVSGSVQ; this is encoded by the coding sequence ATGAAACCTGATGTCAAAATTTGTGGATTGAAGACCGAGGAAGCCGTCGAAAAGGCCGTGACCCTTGGCGCTACTCATGTCGGCTTCATCTTCTTTGAGAAAAGCCCAAGACATATCGAACCCGATATCGCCGGACGCATTGCCGAAAAGGCGCGGGGCAGGGCGAAGATCGTTGCCGTCACCGTTGATGCAGACACTGACGACCTTGATGATATTGTGTATCTGCTGAAGCCGGATATCCTGCAATTGCATGGCCACGAAAGCCCGCAACAGGTGCTGACCATCAAGGCGCTCTACGGTCTTCCAGTCATGAAGGTGTTTTCCATCCGAGAACCCGCTGATCTTTTGCAGATTGATGCCTATATAGGGATAGCAGACCGTTTTCTGCTGGATGCCAAGGCGCCTGAAGGCTCCGATCTGCCGGGCGGCAATGGTGTCACCTTCGATTGGCGTCTGCTGCGCGATCTTGACGCAGAGGTCGATTACATGCTTTCGGGTGGGCTCAACAAGGACAATGTCGGGCAAGCCCTTGCCGAAACGGGAGCGCGAGGCCTGGATGTATCTTCCGGCGTCGAAAGCGCGCCGGGCGTCAAGGATCTCGAACGGATGGATCAGTTCTTCGCCGCCGTCAGGCTGGCAACGGCCACAGCGCCGGTTTCAGGGAGTGTACAGTGA
- a CDS encoding polyhydroxyalkanoate depolymerase, producing the protein MFYQLYEMNHAAMAPLRATADAMRLAFRNPLNPLTHTVIGRTMAAGFEVIERSTRHYGKPEFGLPTTVIDGSPVKITEEVTWSKPFCNLIHFNRSLTQPRSDDPKILIVAPMSGHYATLLRGTVEALLPSADVYITDWIDARMVPMTDGTFDFDDYVDYVIEILHHLGPNTNLVAVCQPSVPVLAAVARMEAENDEFVPSSMTLMGGPIDTRINPTAVNELAKNKPIEWFEENVIMNVPWPQPGFMRPVYPGFLQLSGFMSMNLDRHMIAQKDFYVHLVKNNGDSAEKHREFYDEYLSVMDLTAEFYLQTVESVFMRHSLPKGELMHRGKPVDCGAIRNVALLTVEGENDDISGVGQTKAAQTLCTNLADNKRMHYMQPDVGHYGVFTGSRFRREIAPRIVAFAKQHSNQPTSAVKRATMVKRVIKGGKST; encoded by the coding sequence ATGTTTTATCAACTGTATGAAATGAATCACGCAGCCATGGCTCCTTTGCGTGCCACGGCAGATGCCATGCGTCTGGCCTTTCGTAATCCGCTAAACCCGCTTACCCATACCGTTATCGGTCGGACAATGGCCGCAGGCTTCGAGGTGATCGAACGCAGCACGCGACACTACGGCAAGCCCGAATTTGGTCTTCCGACCACGGTGATCGACGGATCGCCTGTGAAGATCACCGAGGAAGTCACGTGGTCCAAGCCGTTCTGCAATCTCATTCATTTCAACCGGAGCCTGACCCAGCCCCGGAGTGACGACCCAAAAATCCTGATCGTCGCGCCGATGTCAGGACATTACGCCACCTTGCTGCGCGGCACTGTCGAAGCGCTGCTGCCCAGTGCTGATGTCTATATCACGGACTGGATCGATGCCCGCATGGTACCGATGACGGACGGGACTTTCGACTTCGATGACTATGTCGACTATGTGATCGAGATCCTGCATCATCTTGGCCCAAACACCAACCTTGTCGCCGTCTGCCAGCCCTCTGTTCCGGTTTTGGCAGCTGTGGCCCGGATGGAGGCCGAAAACGATGAATTCGTGCCATCCTCCATGACATTGATGGGTGGGCCGATCGATACGCGCATCAATCCGACCGCCGTTAATGAGCTGGCCAAGAACAAGCCGATTGAATGGTTTGAGGAAAACGTCATCATGAACGTTCCCTGGCCACAGCCGGGCTTCATGCGGCCCGTCTATCCTGGGTTCCTTCAGCTTTCTGGATTCATGTCGATGAATCTCGATCGGCATATGATTGCCCAGAAAGATTTCTATGTGCATCTGGTGAAGAACAACGGCGATTCCGCCGAAAAGCACCGGGAATTCTATGATGAATATCTGTCGGTCATGGACCTGACAGCTGAGTTCTATCTGCAAACGGTGGAATCCGTGTTCATGCGGCATTCCCTGCCAAAGGGTGAGCTGATGCATCGTGGCAAACCGGTCGATTGCGGCGCCATCCGCAATGTGGCGCTTTTGACGGTCGAAGGTGAGAACGACGATATTTCCGGCGTCGGCCAGACAAAGGCGGCACAGACGCTCTGCACCAATCTCGCCGATAACAAGCGCATGCATTATATGCAGCCGGATGTCGGCCATTACGGCGTCTTCACCGGGTCTCGGTTCCGTCGTGAGATCGCACCGCGTATCGTTGCTTTTGCCAAGCAGCATTCCAATCAACCGACCTCGGCGGTAAAGCGGGCGACGATGGTGAAGCGGGTGATAAAGGGCGGAAAATCGACCTAA
- the mltA gene encoding murein transglycosylase A, whose protein sequence is MSGEATKFRLEPVGFDQLLGWDADDPSALLPAMADCLDYLTTVKPYRPGQLGLTAQDLMPLLEKAAALPRADGDALRRLLETECQVFRVVRTDGKAGFVTAFYEPDIEVSDHPDDLYRFPFYRRPDDLIDLDDQSRPGNIDPSYVFGLKNDDGATYYPDRQAIDQGFLQGRGLEIAWAKSKVDVFFVHVQGAARLRYPDGRVGRITYAAKAGHPFSGIGGLLLKRGEIAAEAMSMQAIRAWLASHPDQVDDVLWHNRSYIFFREAEVGDLLRGPIAAAKVPLVAGRSLAVDRTIHTFGFPFFIHSQTLTSQDPPGLDSGKPFARLMLALDTGSAIVGPARGDIFTGSGDEAGNLAGAVRNDADFYILIPKQAAKRVESRFG, encoded by the coding sequence ATGAGTGGTGAAGCGACGAAGTTTCGGCTGGAGCCTGTTGGTTTCGACCAACTCCTCGGTTGGGACGCGGATGATCCCTCGGCGCTTTTGCCGGCCATGGCCGATTGCCTGGATTATCTGACCACGGTCAAGCCTTACCGACCCGGCCAGTTGGGCTTGACCGCACAAGATCTTATGCCGCTGCTTGAAAAGGCAGCGGCCTTACCACGAGCAGACGGCGACGCATTGCGGCGCCTGCTGGAAACCGAATGCCAGGTTTTTCGTGTGGTGCGCACGGATGGGAAGGCGGGTTTCGTTACGGCTTTTTATGAGCCTGATATCGAGGTTTCCGATCATCCCGACGATCTCTACCGCTTTCCCTTTTACCGCCGACCTGACGATTTGATCGATCTTGATGATCAAAGCCGGCCTGGAAATATCGATCCGTCCTATGTTTTTGGACTGAAGAACGATGACGGCGCGACCTATTATCCGGATCGTCAGGCCATTGACCAAGGCTTTCTGCAGGGACGCGGGCTGGAAATCGCCTGGGCGAAATCGAAAGTCGATGTGTTTTTCGTCCATGTCCAGGGTGCCGCACGGCTGCGTTATCCTGACGGGCGGGTTGGGCGGATTACCTATGCCGCCAAGGCGGGCCATCCTTTTTCCGGCATCGGCGGATTGCTGCTGAAGCGCGGTGAAATTGCTGCCGAGGCGATGTCGATGCAGGCGATCCGCGCCTGGCTCGCGTCTCATCCCGATCAGGTCGATGACGTCTTGTGGCACAATCGCTCCTATATTTTTTTCCGCGAAGCCGAAGTTGGTGACCTGTTACGCGGCCCGATCGCGGCGGCGAAAGTGCCATTGGTGGCGGGACGATCCCTGGCGGTAGACCGGACGATCCATACATTCGGCTTTCCGTTTTTCATTCATTCTCAAACTTTGACGTCACAAGATCCACCGGGTTTGGATAGCGGCAAGCCTTTTGCGCGGTTGATGCTGGCGCTCGATACGGGCTCGGCGATTGTCGGACCGGCGCGCGGCGACATCTTTACCGGCTCTGGCGATGAAGCAGGAAATCTTGCCGGGGCGGTGCGCAACGACGCGGATTTCTATATCCTGATCCCGAAACAGGCCGCTAAAAGGGTCGAGTCGAGGTTTGGTTGA
- a CDS encoding Smr/MutS family protein, protein MAGRDRISTEDRILWGKVARTTRPMAGRLEELTAFEDALTELEASKVLEPGLAAMRASLESSAAKPEPKKPSGLHHPLERPVKRKLSRGKLKLEARIDLHGLFQSEAHAILLEFLVRAHERGLRHVLIITGKGSSMGSEGALKRAVPLWFSKPEFRYLISSHEPAAPHHGGEGALYVRLARRGGERIGGDGQ, encoded by the coding sequence ATGGCGGGCAGGGACAGGATCAGTACGGAAGACCGTATTTTGTGGGGCAAGGTGGCACGCACTACCCGCCCCATGGCCGGTCGTCTGGAAGAGTTGACCGCTTTTGAAGACGCCTTGACGGAGTTGGAAGCGTCTAAAGTGTTGGAACCCGGCCTTGCCGCCATGCGTGCCTCGCTGGAAAGTTCCGCCGCAAAGCCTGAGCCGAAGAAGCCCTCCGGCCTCCACCATCCGCTGGAGCGTCCTGTCAAGCGCAAGCTGTCGCGTGGCAAGCTCAAGCTGGAGGCCCGCATCGACCTGCACGGACTGTTCCAGAGCGAGGCCCATGCGATCCTGTTGGAATTTCTGGTGCGCGCCCATGAGCGTGGACTTCGCCACGTCTTGATCATCACCGGCAAGGGCAGTTCGATGGGCAGCGAAGGCGCCTTGAAACGGGCAGTGCCGCTGTGGTTTTCCAAGCCGGAATTCCGTTACCTGATTTCCTCTCATGAGCCAGCGGCTCCTCATCATGGCGGGGAGGGCGCTCTTTATGTCCGTCTGGCGCGCCGGGGCGGAGAGAGAATTGGCGGGGATGGACAATGA
- a CDS encoding helix-turn-helix domain-containing protein has product MTPFGDAVRGLRERKGVSQKDMAKAIGVTPAYLSALEHGRRGKPSFDLLQRIAGYFNIIWDEADDLFAIAGLSHPRVTVDTAGLPAAHTAFANRLAGMIRTLSPDVIEDLNALLSRSERDRQNPGNPVEAC; this is encoded by the coding sequence ATGACCCCCTTCGGCGATGCGGTGCGTGGACTTCGTGAGCGCAAGGGCGTGAGCCAGAAGGACATGGCCAAGGCAATTGGCGTGACGCCTGCCTATCTTTCGGCGCTCGAGCATGGACGGCGCGGCAAGCCGAGTTTCGACCTCTTGCAACGCATCGCCGGCTATTTCAATATCATCTGGGATGAGGCCGATGACCTGTTTGCAATAGCGGGCCTTTCCCATCCCAGGGTGACGGTGGATACCGCTGGTCTGCCTGCCGCCCATACCGCTTTTGCCAACCGGCTTGCAGGGATGATTCGCACCTTGTCGCCCGATGTGATAGAAGATCTCAACGCACTCCTGAGCAGAAGCGAGCGGGACCGTCAAAACCCTGGAAATCCCGTGGAAGCCTGCTGA